The following proteins come from a genomic window of Polaribacter dokdonensis:
- a CDS encoding XdhC family protein, producing the protein MIHELKEIIHQVAINQKKGLKNVLASVVHLEGSSYRKPGVRMLISEDLTSVGAVSGGCVEKEIIQRAKTVFRDNKPKIITYDGRYRLGCEGILYILIEPITITEEFLNAFSTAYSKRESLKIESNFKLEDECFGDFGSMITFENQKQFSFIESFIPEENTQLFSQILQPAFKLIIIGGEHDAVQLCKIAANLGWEIEVITSAKDSKQLSDFPGASKVLGESPETFEFKDIKENCAIVLMNHSYVQDLKYLVKLSEENCSNYIGILGAPKRRERLFNELFEFAPETTEAFLETIYTPAGLHIGAKTPQEIAISIIAEILAVTRNKEPFSLRNITGKIHSN; encoded by the coding sequence TTGATTCACGAACTTAAAGAAATAATACATCAAGTAGCCATCAATCAGAAAAAAGGATTGAAAAATGTGTTGGCGTCTGTTGTTCATTTAGAAGGTTCATCTTACAGAAAACCTGGTGTAAGAATGTTAATTTCTGAAGATTTAACTTCTGTAGGCGCAGTTTCTGGAGGATGTGTAGAGAAAGAAATTATACAAAGAGCAAAAACTGTATTTAGAGATAACAAGCCAAAGATTATTACTTACGATGGTAGATACAGATTAGGTTGTGAGGGCATTTTATATATTTTGATAGAACCAATAACTATCACAGAAGAGTTTTTAAACGCCTTTTCAACAGCCTATTCTAAAAGAGAATCGCTAAAAATTGAAAGTAATTTTAAATTAGAAGACGAATGTTTTGGTGATTTTGGATCGATGATAACTTTCGAAAATCAAAAACAGTTTTCATTTATAGAATCTTTTATACCTGAAGAAAACACACAGCTTTTCTCTCAAATTTTACAACCTGCTTTTAAATTGATAATTATTGGTGGAGAGCATGATGCTGTTCAGTTATGTAAAATTGCTGCGAATCTTGGTTGGGAAATAGAAGTGATAACATCTGCAAAAGACAGTAAACAATTGTCTGATTTTCCTGGAGCAAGCAAGGTTTTGGGTGAAAGTCCAGAAACTTTCGAATTTAAGGATATTAAAGAAAATTGTGCCATTGTTTTAATGAATCATAGTTACGTACAAGACTTAAAATATTTAGTTAAATTATCTGAAGAAAACTGTTCTAATTATATAGGTATTTTGGGTGCTCCAAAAAGAAGAGAGCGTTTATTTAATGAACTTTTTGAGTTTGCTCCTGAAACTACAGAAGCATTTTTAGAAACCATTTATACACCTGCAGGTTTACATATTGGTGCAAAAACACCTCAAGAAATTGCTATTTCTATTATTGCTGAAATTTTAGCAGTTACCAGAAATAAAGAACCCTTTTCACTAAGAAATATTACAGGTAAAATTCACAGTAATTAA
- a CDS encoding LemA family protein produces the protein MKKWLIPVIIIGVIAFAIYSWAKGFNNEAVVLQEDAKTTWSNVESAYQRRNDLIGNLVKTVQGAADFEKSTLTEVINARAKATSTTIDAGSLTAENMAQFQQAQAGLSGALSKLLVSVERYPDLKANANFLELQSQLEGTENRINVARDRFNEGVNKYNKHIKIFPNSVLAGMFNFEEMDRYKANPGSENAPDVNFDFNKKAA, from the coding sequence ATGAAAAAATGGTTAATTCCAGTTATAATAATAGGAGTAATAGCTTTCGCTATTTATAGTTGGGCAAAAGGCTTTAATAATGAAGCTGTTGTATTACAAGAGGATGCAAAAACTACTTGGTCTAATGTAGAAAGTGCTTACCAAAGAAGAAACGATTTAATTGGTAATTTGGTAAAAACTGTGCAAGGAGCTGCAGATTTTGAAAAAAGTACCTTAACAGAAGTTATTAATGCAAGAGCAAAGGCAACCTCTACAACCATTGATGCAGGTAGTTTAACTGCAGAAAATATGGCCCAGTTTCAACAAGCGCAAGCTGGTTTAAGTGGTGCTTTATCTAAACTTTTAGTAAGTGTAGAACGTTATCCAGACTTAAAAGCAAATGCAAATTTCTTAGAATTACAAAGTCAGTTAGAAGGAACAGAAAATAGAATAAATGTAGCTAGAGATCGTTTTAACGAAGGTGTAAATAAGTACAACAAGCACATTAAAATATTCCCAAACTCAGTTTTAGCAGGTATGTTTAATTTTGAAGAAATGGATAGATATAAAGCAAATCCAGGTTCAGAAAATGCACCAGACGTAAATTTCGATTTTAACAAGAAAGCAGCATAA
- a CDS encoding metallophosphoesterase — translation MKLVKYSALLSIIIFIAACASIDMQVTEGQVFSPKKNSKVLHSFYLIGDAGNSELYKRDSALSYLSQEILNAKENSTLIFLGDNVYPKGIPEEGSKGYELAKHRLNVQTDIGKNFPGKTLFIPGNHDWYSGLKGLRRQEKLIDDALGKNTFQPEKGCPLEKIEVNDEINIIAVDTHWYVTNWDKHPGINDDCEIKTREKFFEELEGLIKKSQGKTTLLALHHPMFTNGPHGGYYSFKSHMQPAPILGTAKNILRKTTGLTNTDQQNDKYNTLRKRIISLAQQNEKIIFVSGHEHSIQYIVQDNIPQIVSGSGSKLTATKNVNGGKFSYGTQGFARLDVYEDGASTVHFYTAKERRIVYEANVFEKDSIMEYKDFPDANLTEKEASVYTGKEVKKSNVYNLLWGKRYRKYFGEKIVAPTVKIDTLYGGLTPIRRGGGHQSKSLRLEDKKGREYVMRALRKNAVQYLQAVAFKDQYVEGQFDKTYTESLLLDVFTGSHPYAPFTIGELADAIDVYHSNPILYYVPKQKGLGEFNADYGDELYMIEERTADGHGDKKSFGYADEIISTDDLRKNLKKDEKYVLDEEAYIRARLFDMLIGDWDRHQDQWRWAEFEEDDKIVYRPVPRDRDQAFSVFSDGILLNIFTRLIPDLRGMRSYQEDIEKPRWFNLSGYPIDMTLIHKSDKKVWDAQVAIIQSQITDEVIESAFSKFPKEVNDKTIEDIKQKLIGRRKNLQDISNTYFKYLNKFQVIKGTNKDDYFEIERFVNGDTKITAYRIKDGKKADIIHQRRYKFGTTNEIWIYGLDDDDVFTVNGANGNKVIRLKIIGGLNNDTYEINKKEKVKVYDQKSKKNTFVTGNIHKKITDDYDTNTYDYKKLKSQKNSISPAIGYNPDDGVKLGVKNTFLVNSFERNPFTRRYTISAFYYFATQGFELNYNSEYANILEKWNLGFEAQYTGPNYALNFFGFGNNSENLEADDLEDRDFNRVKISQIKAGSFVKWIGDLGDELKIGAKFQSYNVDRTEGRYLETQYAADNRIFNRENFINLETSYSYKHADNPAFPTLAMDFFVKLGYTGNLSGNNNFSYASSALGITHKLIPSGKLVFASKVHGEFIFGDDFEFYQAANIGGNNGLRSYRNQRFTGKNAFYHSSDVRWNLRNVKTNLVPMNIGLFAGFDYGKVWGAPDIFTTNPQFYSSKPNTSFGGGFFFNAADIFAGNISAFTGADGLRIMFNVGFDL, via the coding sequence ATGAAATTAGTAAAATATAGTGCCTTACTTAGTATTATAATTTTTATTGCTGCTTGCGCTTCGATAGATATGCAAGTTACAGAAGGCCAGGTATTTAGTCCAAAGAAAAACAGCAAGGTTCTGCACTCTTTTTACTTAATTGGAGATGCAGGAAATTCAGAACTTTACAAGCGAGACTCTGCACTTTCTTACTTAAGTCAAGAAATACTAAATGCCAAAGAAAACTCAACATTAATTTTTTTAGGAGACAATGTATATCCAAAAGGTATACCAGAAGAAGGTAGCAAAGGTTATGAATTAGCTAAACATCGTTTAAACGTACAGACAGATATTGGTAAAAATTTTCCAGGAAAAACCTTATTCATTCCAGGAAATCACGATTGGTATAGTGGTTTAAAAGGTTTACGAAGACAAGAAAAATTGATTGATGATGCTTTGGGTAAAAATACTTTTCAGCCAGAGAAAGGCTGTCCTTTAGAGAAAATTGAGGTAAATGACGAAATTAATATTATTGCAGTAGACACCCATTGGTATGTTACAAACTGGGATAAACACCCAGGTATAAATGATGATTGTGAAATAAAAACCCGAGAAAAGTTTTTTGAAGAATTAGAGGGTTTAATTAAAAAATCTCAAGGCAAAACAACATTATTAGCTTTGCATCATCCTATGTTTACTAATGGTCCTCATGGAGGTTACTATTCTTTTAAAAGCCATATGCAACCTGCTCCAATTTTAGGTACTGCAAAAAACATACTTCGTAAAACAACTGGTTTAACCAATACAGACCAGCAAAATGACAAATACAATACGCTTAGAAAACGAATTATAAGTTTAGCGCAACAAAATGAAAAAATCATTTTCGTTTCTGGTCATGAACATAGTATACAATACATTGTACAAGACAATATTCCACAAATTGTAAGTGGTTCTGGCTCTAAATTAACTGCTACAAAAAATGTAAATGGAGGTAAATTTTCTTACGGAACTCAAGGTTTTGCAAGATTAGATGTTTATGAAGATGGGGCATCTACAGTGCATTTTTACACAGCCAAAGAACGTAGAATAGTTTATGAGGCTAATGTGTTTGAAAAAGATAGTATTATGGAATACAAAGATTTTCCTGATGCTAATTTAACCGAAAAAGAAGCTTCTGTTTATACAGGAAAAGAAGTTAAAAAGAGTAATGTTTACAATTTGCTTTGGGGAAAAAGGTATCGTAAGTATTTTGGAGAAAAAATAGTTGCACCAACTGTGAAAATAGATACTTTATATGGGGGTTTAACTCCTATAAGAAGAGGTGGAGGTCATCAGTCTAAATCCTTACGACTAGAAGATAAAAAGGGTAGAGAATATGTAATGAGAGCTTTGCGTAAAAATGCAGTTCAATACTTACAAGCAGTTGCTTTTAAAGATCAGTATGTAGAAGGCCAATTTGATAAAACCTACACAGAAAGCTTGCTTTTAGATGTTTTTACAGGCTCACATCCTTACGCACCTTTTACCATTGGTGAATTGGCTGATGCTATTGATGTATATCACTCAAATCCTATTTTATATTATGTACCAAAACAGAAAGGTTTAGGAGAGTTTAATGCAGATTATGGAGATGAACTTTACATGATAGAAGAACGAACTGCAGATGGTCATGGAGATAAAAAAAGCTTTGGTTATGCAGATGAAATTATTAGTACAGATGATCTTCGAAAAAACTTAAAAAAGGATGAGAAATACGTTCTAGATGAAGAAGCCTACATAAGAGCACGTTTGTTTGATATGCTAATTGGAGATTGGGACAGACATCAAGATCAATGGAGATGGGCTGAGTTCGAAGAGGATGATAAAATTGTTTACAGACCAGTTCCTAGAGATAGAGATCAAGCATTTTCTGTGTTTAGTGATGGTATTTTATTAAACATTTTTACACGTTTAATTCCAGATCTACGTGGAATGCGTTCGTATCAAGAAGATATAGAAAAACCAAGATGGTTTAATTTATCTGGTTACCCAATAGATATGACCTTAATACATAAGTCAGATAAAAAAGTTTGGGATGCACAAGTGGCTATTATTCAATCTCAAATTACAGATGAAGTTATAGAAAGCGCATTTTCGAAATTTCCTAAAGAAGTAAATGATAAAACAATAGAAGATATCAAGCAGAAATTAATTGGTAGAAGAAAGAATCTGCAAGATATTTCTAATACCTACTTTAAATATTTAAATAAATTTCAAGTTATAAAAGGTACCAATAAAGATGATTATTTCGAAATTGAAAGATTTGTAAATGGTGATACAAAAATTACAGCCTACAGAATTAAAGATGGTAAAAAAGCAGATATTATTCATCAAAGAAGGTATAAATTTGGGACCACTAATGAAATTTGGATCTATGGTTTAGATGATGATGATGTATTTACAGTAAATGGTGCCAATGGTAATAAAGTAATTCGTTTGAAAATTATTGGTGGTTTAAATAACGACACTTACGAAATCAACAAGAAAGAAAAGGTAAAAGTGTACGACCAAAAATCGAAAAAGAATACGTTTGTAACTGGTAATATTCATAAGAAAATTACAGATGATTATGATACAAATACCTACGATTATAAAAAACTAAAAAGTCAGAAAAACTCAATTTCACCAGCAATTGGTTACAATCCAGATGATGGTGTAAAACTAGGTGTAAAAAACACATTCTTGGTAAATTCATTCGAAAGAAATCCATTTACTAGAAGATATACAATTTCTGCCTTTTACTATTTTGCTACACAAGGATTTGAACTGAATTATAACAGTGAATATGCCAATATTTTAGAAAAATGGAACTTAGGTTTCGAAGCACAATATACAGGCCCTAATTATGCATTAAACTTTTTTGGTTTTGGTAACAATTCAGAGAATTTAGAGGCAGATGATCTGGAAGACAGAGATTTTAACAGAGTTAAAATATCACAAATTAAGGCAGGTTCTTTTGTAAAATGGATTGGTGATTTGGGTGATGAACTTAAAATAGGGGCAAAATTTCAAAGTTATAATGTAGATAGAACAGAGGGTAGATATTTAGAAACACAATATGCTGCAGATAATCGTATTTTTAATAGAGAGAATTTTATCAATTTAGAAACAAGCTATAGTTACAAACATGCAGATAACCCTGCTTTCCCAACTCTAGCTATGGACTTCTTTGTAAAGTTAGGTTACACAGGAAATTTAAGTGGTAATAATAACTTTTCTTACGCAAGTTCAGCTTTAGGAATTACCCACAAACTAATTCCTAGTGGAAAATTAGTGTTCGCTTCTAAAGTGCATGGAGAATTTATATTTGGAGACGATTTTGAGTTTTATCAAGCCGCAAATATTGGTGGTAATAATGGATTAAGAAGTTATAGAAACCAACGTTTTACTGGTAAGAATGCCTTTTATCATTCTTCTGATGTTAGATGGAATTTAAGAAATGTAAAAACCAACTTAGTACCAATGAACATTGGCCTTTTTGCTGGTTTTGATTATGGTAAAGTTTGGGGAGCTCCAGACATATTTACAACTAATCCTCAGTTTTATTCAAGTAAACCAAACACATCATTTGGGGGTGGTTTCTTCTTTAACGCTGCAGATATATTTGCAGGAAATATATCTGCATTTACTGGTGCAGATGGTTTAAGAATTATGTTTAATGTAGGTTTTGATTTATAG
- a CDS encoding TPM domain-containing protein: MIITKQFLRGSFHSTILGKKWLLFVALVFSINVFSQGFQIPEKPKFQTSVYDYVNLLSKGQKSNLENKLVRYSDTTSTQIVVAIINSTEGENINYLAANWGEDWGIGDADKDNGVLILLAKNDRKIAIQVGKGVEYLLTDFQSKRIIERVIIPEFKKGDFYDGLDKGSDYIFRTLQGEFKGTRIQDDKGFDPGIIFFVLIIIVFFIIISRGNKNNKGGGRRFRRGSLADTIFETIILSNAGRGGGSFGGGFGGRSSGGGSFGGGGFGGGFGGGSFGGGGASGGW; this comes from the coding sequence ATGATAATCACGAAGCAGTTTTTAAGAGGTAGTTTTCATTCAACAATTTTAGGTAAAAAGTGGTTGTTATTTGTTGCGCTAGTATTTTCTATTAATGTCTTTTCTCAAGGATTTCAAATTCCAGAAAAACCAAAATTTCAAACAAGTGTTTACGATTATGTAAACTTATTATCTAAAGGTCAAAAGTCTAATTTAGAAAACAAATTAGTTCGTTATTCAGATACCACATCAACCCAAATTGTTGTAGCAATTATTAACTCTACAGAAGGTGAAAATATTAATTATTTGGCCGCAAATTGGGGCGAAGATTGGGGTATAGGAGATGCAGATAAAGACAATGGCGTTTTAATTTTATTAGCAAAGAACGATCGTAAAATTGCTATTCAAGTTGGTAAAGGCGTTGAGTATTTACTAACCGATTTTCAATCGAAAAGAATCATAGAAAGAGTTATTATTCCAGAGTTTAAAAAGGGAGATTTTTATGATGGTTTAGATAAAGGATCAGACTACATTTTTAGAACATTACAAGGCGAATTTAAAGGTACTAGAATACAAGACGATAAAGGTTTTGACCCTGGAATTATATTTTTTGTCTTAATTATTATTGTATTCTTCATTATTATTTCTAGAGGAAATAAAAATAATAAAGGAGGAGGAAGACGTTTTAGACGTGGTTCTTTAGCAGACACAATTTTCGAAACTATTATTTTAAGCAACGCAGGTAGAGGTGGAGGAAGCTTTGGTGGTGGTTTTGGAGGACGTTCATCAGGAGGAGGCTCTTTTGGTGGAGGTGGTTTTGGTGGTGGCTTTGGAGGTGGTTCTTTTGGTGGAGGAGGAGCTTCTGGTGGTTGGTAA
- a CDS encoding TPM domain-containing protein, with product MSKVEAFLTKEEEQEIIAAIRTAESNTSGEIRVHMEATSTKDHFDRTLEVFHMLKMNNTKDENAVLIYVAVKDKKFVIYGDKGINNVVPNDFWNSTKDIMQNHFKNSNFKQGLVEGILKAGEELKHHFPWQIDDENELSNEISKG from the coding sequence ATGTCTAAAGTAGAAGCATTTTTAACCAAAGAAGAAGAGCAAGAAATTATTGCAGCAATTAGAACTGCAGAATCAAATACTTCAGGTGAAATTCGTGTTCATATGGAAGCTACATCAACTAAAGATCATTTTGATAGAACTTTAGAAGTGTTTCATATGTTAAAAATGAATAACACTAAAGACGAAAATGCTGTCTTAATTTATGTTGCTGTAAAAGACAAAAAGTTTGTAATTTATGGTGATAAAGGTATAAACAATGTTGTACCCAATGATTTTTGGAATTCAACAAAAGACATAATGCAAAACCACTTTAAAAACAGTAATTTTAAACAAGGTTTGGTAGAGGGTATTTTAAAAGCTGGTGAAGAGTTGAAACACCATTTTCCTTGGCAAATTGATGATGAGAACGAACTTTCTAATGAGATTTCTAAAGGATGA
- a CDS encoding xanthine dehydrogenase family protein molybdopterin-binding subunit translates to MSKKLSRRKFLVRGGLGTLGVLAVGTYLFRNPIRREIIGFAESFVAPYSGSGTEANLWFEITKDNTIVLHSPKVEMGQGTFTGFAQIAADELDVAIDQIQVIAASSASGIIDSLGTGGSLSIASLWTTLRELAATTREMVKLEASKKWNVSVDKLTTKNGIVFNGDEQLSYAEIAKDVTDWEIPDTPKLKPVKSYKLVGKPIPRIDLKAKVYGEPVFGMDAEMDNMLHAVILRPEYIGATFKSANFSKAEQMPGVVKVVQIDDWLGIVAKTYPEALAAKFEVDVEWNVPKKWTEEDIRTLISVGSGDEMIVQKEGDVLETDAKDTLELEFKSPIGAHAQLEPNGAVASYKDGKVTVILSTQVIGITQNQLSKALDIDKNNINIIPTYLGGGFGRRLNTNHAIQAVKLSKAVGQPVKYFFTRKEEFQNDMFRPPTHHIMKGRLNDKGLIENLEHHFASGNVAIDSLLLPDIANKVLGADFGAIRGGRIHYSDIKNVRSIQWHKTLPFATSWWRSLGLLANTFAIESFVDELALQGNKNPIELRLAQIKDNEEGIRLKNVIIKAQEASNYSNAISNGRAMGFACSTDTGTPCAQVVEVSIVEKEIKVHKVTCVMDCGIAVNPDQVRAQCEGAMIMAMSAAMHEKMYIEDGQLQPTIFGPYEMAMIKHAPKEINVHLIQGIDKPGPVGEPPLGPIAAAIGNAVRRLTGERLTEMPLKLS, encoded by the coding sequence ATGAGTAAAAAATTATCACGTAGAAAATTTTTAGTTAGAGGTGGTTTAGGTACACTTGGTGTTTTAGCTGTTGGTACTTACTTATTTCGAAACCCTATTAGAAGAGAAATTATTGGTTTTGCAGAATCATTTGTAGCTCCTTATTCTGGTTCAGGCACAGAAGCCAATTTATGGTTTGAAATTACTAAAGACAACACTATTGTATTACATTCTCCAAAGGTTGAAATGGGCCAAGGAACCTTTACAGGCTTTGCACAAATTGCGGCTGATGAATTAGATGTAGCTATAGATCAAATTCAAGTTATTGCTGCATCTTCAGCAAGCGGAATTATAGATAGTTTAGGAACAGGTGGTAGTTTATCTATTGCCTCTTTATGGACTACACTTCGTGAATTGGCTGCAACAACTCGTGAAATGGTAAAACTAGAAGCTTCTAAAAAATGGAATGTTTCTGTAGATAAATTAACAACTAAAAACGGAATAGTTTTTAATGGTGATGAGCAACTATCTTATGCAGAAATTGCTAAAGATGTTACTGACTGGGAAATACCAGATACTCCAAAGCTAAAACCTGTAAAATCGTATAAGTTAGTAGGTAAACCAATACCTAGAATAGATTTAAAAGCCAAGGTTTATGGAGAACCTGTTTTTGGTATGGATGCAGAAATGGATAACATGCTACATGCTGTGATTCTTAGACCAGAATACATTGGTGCTACTTTTAAAAGTGCCAACTTTAGCAAAGCAGAGCAAATGCCTGGAGTTGTAAAAGTTGTACAAATTGATGATTGGCTAGGTATTGTTGCAAAAACATATCCTGAAGCTTTGGCTGCAAAATTTGAAGTTGATGTAGAATGGAATGTCCCTAAAAAATGGACAGAAGAAGATATTAGAACCTTAATTTCTGTTGGCAGTGGAGATGAAATGATTGTTCAAAAAGAAGGTGATGTTCTAGAAACTGACGCAAAAGATACTTTAGAATTAGAATTTAAAAGTCCTATTGGTGCTCATGCACAACTAGAACCAAATGGAGCTGTTGCTTCTTATAAAGATGGAAAAGTAACCGTAATTTTATCTACTCAAGTTATAGGTATTACTCAAAATCAATTGTCTAAAGCACTAGATATTGATAAAAACAATATTAATATTATACCTACTTATTTAGGAGGTGGTTTTGGTCGAAGATTAAACACAAATCATGCAATTCAAGCAGTAAAATTATCAAAAGCAGTTGGGCAACCTGTAAAATATTTTTTTACAAGAAAAGAAGAATTTCAAAATGATATGTTTAGACCTCCAACACATCATATTATGAAAGGTAGGTTGAATGATAAAGGTCTAATAGAAAATTTAGAACATCATTTTGCTAGTGGTAATGTTGCCATAGATTCTTTGCTTTTACCAGATATTGCCAATAAAGTTTTGGGTGCCGATTTTGGTGCAATTCGTGGAGGAAGAATTCATTATAGTGACATAAAAAATGTAAGATCTATTCAATGGCATAAGACATTGCCTTTTGCTACAAGTTGGTGGAGAAGCTTAGGGCTATTAGCCAATACTTTTGCCATAGAAAGTTTTGTAGATGAACTAGCCTTGCAGGGCAATAAAAACCCAATTGAACTACGTTTAGCGCAAATAAAAGACAATGAAGAAGGTATTCGTTTAAAAAACGTAATTATAAAAGCACAAGAAGCATCTAATTATTCTAATGCTATTTCTAATGGAAGAGCAATGGGTTTTGCCTGTTCTACAGATACAGGAACACCTTGTGCACAGGTGGTTGAAGTATCAATAGTAGAAAAAGAAATTAAAGTTCATAAAGTAACTTGTGTTATGGATTGTGGAATTGCTGTAAATCCAGATCAAGTAAGAGCACAATGTGAAGGTGCAATGATTATGGCAATGAGTGCAGCCATGCACGAAAAAATGTATATTGAAGATGGGCAATTACAACCAACCATCTTTGGTCCTTATGAAATGGCAATGATTAAACATGCTCCTAAAGAAATTAACGTGCATTTAATACAAGGTATAGATAAACCAGGACCTGTAGGAGAACCACCTTTAGGGCCTATTGCAGCAGCAATTGGGAATGCAGTTAGAAGATTAACAGGAGAAAGATTAACAGAAATGCCACTAAAACTCTCTTAA
- a CDS encoding nucleotidyltransferase family protein, giving the protein MSIAILVLAAGKSTRMQSIKQLEKVGNKTLLNITLEKANQLQKSNIYCVLGANASLIKKSIVFHNIQTISNDKYTKGLSTSIIAGLKYFEEHDLNFDAVFILLADQPAIDEEYLSSMKNLHLNNPSKIIATQYKAHFGVPVIIPKTYFKSLLTINGDKGAKSFINEHKTEVLSSNLQTNNIDIDTQEELKLYRKSILK; this is encoded by the coding sequence ATGAGTATTGCTATTTTAGTATTGGCTGCTGGTAAATCCACTCGTATGCAAAGCATTAAACAACTTGAAAAAGTTGGCAACAAAACACTTTTAAATATAACTTTAGAGAAAGCAAATCAACTACAAAAAAGCAACATCTATTGTGTTTTAGGTGCAAACGCAAGTCTTATTAAAAAATCGATTGTATTCCATAATATTCAAACTATTTCTAATGATAAGTATACTAAGGGACTAAGTACAAGCATTATTGCAGGTCTTAAATACTTTGAAGAACATGACTTAAATTTTGATGCTGTTTTTATTCTTTTGGCAGATCAACCAGCTATTGATGAAGAATACCTATCATCAATGAAAAATCTACATTTGAATAACCCTTCTAAAATAATTGCAACCCAATATAAAGCGCACTTTGGTGTACCTGTAATTATACCTAAAACCTATTTTAAATCGCTTTTAACTATTAATGGTGATAAAGGTGCTAAAAGTTTTATTAACGAACATAAAACTGAAGTTTTATCATCAAATTTGCAAACCAACAACATAGATATTGACACTCAAGAAGAATTAAAACTTTATAGAAAGTCAATTTTAAAATAG
- a CDS encoding DUF423 domain-containing protein: MSVNALLFGSFFGFLAIILGAFGAHLLKKKLSQDQLQSFETGVKYQMYHAIVLLLLGFNLNDTLSIDNYIVNAFIVGIVLFSFSIYGLVLSTYKERKLKFLGPITPLGGLFLAAGWLLLFYKFILFL; the protein is encoded by the coding sequence ATGAGTGTAAACGCATTACTTTTTGGAAGTTTCTTCGGATTTTTAGCTATTATTTTGGGTGCATTTGGAGCACATTTATTAAAGAAAAAACTCTCTCAAGACCAATTACAAAGTTTTGAAACAGGAGTCAAATACCAAATGTATCATGCAATTGTTTTGCTTCTTTTAGGTTTTAATTTAAATGACACACTGTCTATTGACAATTATATTGTGAATGCTTTTATTGTTGGAATAGTACTTTTTTCTTTCTCTATTTATGGTTTAGTACTATCTACATATAAAGAGAGAAAACTAAAGTTTTTAGGACCAATAACTCCTTTAGGTGGTTTGTTTTTAGCTGCAGGTTGGTTGTTATTATTTTATAAATTTATTCTATTTCTTTAA
- a CDS encoding (2Fe-2S)-binding protein, whose translation MNISFTINDKKVSVEVSDENTPLLWVVRDVLNLKGTKFGCGKAACGACTLHVDDIAVRSCSYAVKFAEGKNVTTIEGLGDAENPHPVQQAWVEEVVPQCGYCQPGFMMATAALLNENSNPTDEDIDNNIINICRCATYYRMRKAIHRAAELTRETKL comes from the coding sequence ATGAATATATCCTTTACAATAAATGATAAAAAGGTTTCTGTAGAAGTTTCTGATGAAAATACACCTCTTTTATGGGTAGTTAGAGATGTGTTAAACTTAAAAGGAACCAAATTTGGTTGTGGTAAAGCAGCTTGTGGTGCTTGTACTTTGCATGTAGATGATATTGCTGTACGTTCTTGTTCTTATGCTGTAAAATTTGCTGAAGGTAAAAATGTTACTACTATAGAAGGTTTAGGTGATGCAGAAAATCCACATCCAGTTCAACAGGCTTGGGTAGAAGAAGTAGTTCCTCAATGTGGTTATTGTCAACCAGGTTTTATGATGGCAACTGCTGCATTATTAAATGAAAATAGTAATCCTACAGATGAAGATATTGATAATAATATTATAAATATCTGTAGATGTGCTACCTATTATAGAATGAGAAAAGCTATTCATAGAGCTGCAGAATTAACTAGAGAAACCAAACTATAA